NNNNNNNNNNNNNNNNNNNNNNNNNNNNNNNNNNNNNNNNNNNNNNNNNNNNNNNNNNNNNNNNNNNNNNNNNNNNNNNNNNNNNNNNNNNNNNNNNNNNNNNNNNNNNNNNNNNNNNNNNNNNNNNNNNNNNNNNNNNNNNNNNNNNNNNNNNNNNNNNNNNNNNNNNNNNNNNNNNNNNNNNNNNNNNNNNNNNNNNNNNNNNNNNNNNNNNNNNNNNNNNNNNNNNNNNNNNNNNNNNNNNNNNNNNNNNNNNNNNNNNNNNNNNNNNNNNNNNNNNNNNNNNNNNNNNNNNNNNNNNNNNNNNNNNNNNNNNNNNNNNNNNNNNNNNNNNNNNNNNNNNNNNNNNNNNNNNNNNNNNNNNNNNNNNNNNNNNNNNNNNNNNNNNNNNNNNNNNNNNNNNNNNNNNNNNNNNNNNNNNNNNNNNNNNNNNNNNNNNNNNNNNNNNNNNNNNNNNNNNNNNNNNNNNNNNNNNNNNNNNNNNNNNNNNNNNNNNNNNNNNNNNNNNNNNNNNNNNNNNNNNNNNNNNNNNNNNNNNNNNNNNNNNNNNNNNNNNNNNNNNNNNNNNNNNNNNNNNNNNNNNNNNNNNNNNNNNNNNNNNNNNNNNNNNNNNNNNNNNNNNNNNNNNNNNNNNNNNNGGGGGGGGAAGGTCATTTTAcaaggaagaggagagaagcaTACGCAAGGGTGCTGGCATGGGAGCCACACTATTGGTTGAGGATAAAGAACATTGTCAAGCTACATATCATACACTAGTGCCTTCCTATTAGTATGAAATAGGGATGGCTTGGTCTAGGTTTTTCAAAACCCcaccccaaccctaggtccccagAACTCAACACAGGTCCAATCCAACCTTGTCGGGCTCATGCCTAGGCCCATGTTGGTCTTTAATTGACCCTAATTGGGTCGGGGTGGGCCTACCCTGATTTTTGCCAAGGTCGGGCAAACCTTGACTGACCATGTTTTTGCTATTTGTTtcatatgcattaaaaaaatactaataaaaAGAAGCATCAATAGATCAAATGAACAATATAtctaattaaaattatgaaatgcaacacaataatagatattCATGACACTTGACCACTAAAAATCAATGACCTAGAGTTCATTATTTTGATGAAATGATAGGATGACAACCTTAAATTATGTTATATAAATCAAGATTAAAATCAGGGAAAGGTTGGGCTGGACTAGGTTAGGCCTAGGCCTTAACCGGGAAAAACATCCTCTGCCGCGAGGAAATGGCGCGGTGAAGTTAGAGATGACGACACGTGGTGAAGGGAAAATCGAACGGTCATGGTGAAGCCTTGGTTCCTTCGACCCATTTCGCTAGATTCCCCTTTGACTACCCGCATTTCTCTTCACAATCAATTTCTGTAGTTCTTCACAAATTGaaagctcctcctcctcctcaaaaATCCACTATGGATTTCACCGGTTTCCCATTTTGCTGGTTCATACTTGAAACAACCCTAAGAAGAACGAAAGACTGATAAAAAAATCCAGGTTGCTGCAAAAGAATGATCTCATATATAAAGAAATATTGCATTGCcttaatagagaaaaaaaaaaaaaaacctgcaagTAAGGAGAAGCACGTATACAAAGagctatttctttttcttttttcattttttacttaCAACAAGCAATGGGAAGTTTTGGTTGCTGGTCTATCGAGGTCGTTCGTCCGTCGTTGCTGGTCTCTTTGAGGAAGAAATCACACAACCTAGAATGGAGATGAACCAAAGGAAGCACTGGTCACTCGTAGCAAGCTCTGGTCTTTGCTCCGTCGAGGTCACACGAAGCTGGTGCGTTGTCGCTGGTCGAGGTCACAGGAAGATGGTGGAATCCGAAGATGGGGATCACTAGTCCTTCAGAGATTGAAATGGAAAACCTTAGAGAAGATGAAAATCCCAAATACAAATGAAACGGGCGCAGGTGAAATGGGAATCCGTCGAAATGGGTTGAAGGAACCAGGGCTTCATCACGATCGTTCAATTTTCCCTCGCTACATGTCATCAATATTGCTAGTGACTGAAAATGGCAGTCCGATACATGGTACAAAAATGgggaagggtaaaatagtaagataaaaaaaaaacccatatgtGAATTTTGGGGATTAATATGATCTCTTTtcgtatcaatatcaatatcaatgatGGACACCAACATAGATTCCGTGAAttacaaatattatttttatgaaaaaccctaaaatgaaaacaataaataaataaatatcttcCCTTCGAGGCAGATAAGATAGACAATTTAATTAGCATTAATTAATGGATCGACATAAAAGAATTTAAGTACTTCACTTTGCTTCTTTTTTCAAGTGATGGGTCAAATCAGGAACACTGTAGACATGGATTAAGGTATCAATACTCAATCGGTGGTATAAAAATCAAGGAGggcaaaatattaaaaaaacaattaaaatccTGGGGAGCAAAAGCATATAATATAGTCCGATAGAGCTAAAATATCAATATTGCTGGTAGTGAAACTAACAGTTATATATGTGTTATAAAAATGGAGAAGGGTAACATAGTAAAGATAAAAACTCATATATATGATAATCTTGGGGATAAATACAATCAATTCGTATTAGCATCAGTATCAATATCATTATCagtatcgatatcaatatcaatatcaatatcaatgatGATCGACACTTGCATGGATTCCGGGGAATTAAACAATTTAttgatatttattatttatgaaaGAATTAAAATTCGCATATGCAAAAACATGAAAACCcttaaaaaatcaagaaaaaaaaaaaactccaccATCGAGGCAGATAAGATAGACAATTTAATTTGCTAAGAACGTCCGAGTGGAGAAGTAGACGATTAATTAATGGATCGACATGATTTCCTAATCTCTCCCAGAGGTTCTAAAAGAACATTTACAGCTCCCAATTTGACAAGAGCAGCAGCAAATTGTTCATTGAAGAAAGTATTATCATTGGCTAGCTTCTGCACCATTCCACTAGTTCGAATATCCAGATCTATCTCTTGATCTATTCCTAGAACTCCTTTCTTTTGCTGAATCTCCTTGAAGAAAGAGTTGTCAACACTTATCACACTTCGAGTATTCCGATCTAGATTAACAATAAAGTCTTTTGCTGATTTCTTGGGACATATCTGCTTTAGTGAATTAAGTAGAACATGATTCATGGTTGGATCGGCTTTTCCTGTGTTATTGAAATTGAAGAGACGATCTTTGAAGGCAGAACAATGCGCAAACCCTACTGTGTGGGAACCTGATGAACATATATAATAGAAATCCTTTAATTAAAGCTTTAATTGGTAGTGAAACCAGGAAAAAAACAAATGTTGATTGTTACTTACCAATGAGAGTAACCATGTCTTGAACATTGATTCCTAGATTTGCAAATAATGCGATTGAATCATCTACAGAAATTCCAGCAGGAGGTAGAAGATTTGCAGCTTCGCTTAAGATTGAAGATAGGCCATCCCTTCTCCCTGTCATTACATTGAAGTACCGTCCTCCACCCTATAGAAAACGAGAACCTAAAACGATGAACAAATGAAAAATACCAATAGGAATTGCAAACACCCCATGCATGTAAATATTTACGTGGTTCGACAATCTTTTATGTTCACAATGAGGTGAGATATGCTTaactattaatggagaatagatTAGAGCCACTTTTCTCACACCTGTCTTAGATTGGTTACAGAAAAACTAGCGGTGTCAAACCCTAGGCCAAAATGgtcaaatcgaatcaaaccaaaaccgatataAGCTTATTAGATTATGTTTCAGGCTAGGGTTTTGTGCCACTGGAACCAAATTGGACTGCATTGAAACTGATAAGACACCGaatcaaatgaaaaaaaggggATCGAAATCAAACCGAGATAACCAGTTAAGAAACCGATACcagccaaaataaaaaataaataaataaataaataaataacatacaTGGTAAACCGAAATCAAATTGGTGCATCCTTATTGTGATCATGTTTTGGACGGACTCATTctcaaactgaaactgaaaccgaaaaAAACatccgattgacacccctaagagGAAGAACCCtcattataaatatataacgaaaCCCTATATAGATAATTTATCAAAATACCCATATCgcccctttaaaaaaaaatttctcggGGTGGCCCGCATAGACTTGCTAGTAAAAAAGATTAACCCACAAGATGAGTCGATTCCTCCTAACCTCGAGTGCTCTAAATAATTAACAGCCCTTCAGAATCAACCCAATAAAAAAAGGCAACTGAATATAAGACATCTTtaacaccccccaccccccgaTACACCATACATTTACACAATCATCCACTTAAATATATAATCCTTTTGCTTCCTCCTTGATAAATAATCAGATTAATTTCACCTCTCTGCGCTatcattttgaaaagaaataaacaaaattaaGTGCTTACCAAGACCACAGCTTCTCTAGCAGCCATGATAAGGATATCAGCACATGAGACAACGCCAGGGCAGTGTTCTTCTACAGCGGATTTAACTTTATCGATAATATCAAAACCTTTCACAGTTAAGTTCGGAGGTGCTTTCTTCTCAGTTGTATCACCATCTAGGAATATTGATGCATCACATCCCTGGAAATCATTCAAAAACACAATTAAGATTGACATTAATGGAACCTTAATGTAGATTATCAAACAAAAGCTAATTAAGCTGTTAATTTATTAGTTCTTACCCTAACAGCACAATCATGGAATTGCAATCGGAGGAGTTGGGGGACAACTGCAAAGTTCCTCCTAAATTGTGCCCGTATAGAATTTTTGATGATCTTCTCCACATCTGTATTGTTGGGACACTTCCCCTTGTAGTAACCTATCTGCAGTCTAGGACTAGAACCATAACACAAACAAGTGTAGTTCAGTAAAACTACTAATAAGCTAAGCTTGAATGCAACTGTTGCCATTGCCAagaccttcatcttcttcttctttgtaagTGAATAATGATTAATACTAAGACAAAGAATGAAGGAATCTCCCTCTGGTATTAATGGAGTTGAAGCTAGCTTGTGAGTACCTTTTAAACTTGCCTTGAAGTGGAAATTAAGGATGATCTTTCCAGACGTGCAACCCTTTAAGCCTGTGGGCAAGTAAGGTACAGCTATGCAATATTGCAAGGTCTTTAGAATCATGAAATTAACAGAAAGGAAATGATCTTTAGGGGAAGGCACCAATTGTTCTTGATTGACATGAGCGGTTGtctttcaaccaaaaaataaacataaaaaaatgatcccatgtcaacatttttttttatttttttttgagagctggaaaaaaattaaataacattCAACCACATGTGTAATATTCCTGGAATTGTCCTAATTAACATTATTCTAACATGGAAGTCAAGTTTTcccaaagaagagaaaatccctAATTTGTTGGAAAAGTAAAGATTTTCTGCTCCATAGTCTAAGGTTTATCTCCATCCGACATGGAAGTAtccactctttttttcttttttgggctAAGATGGACCCACAATAATGGTGGCCCAGAGAGATTCGTCTCCTGTGGATCTTAGGAGGATTGGGGGTTCTGGTAGGCCGCCAGACTAATCGATAGGTTTGGAGAATTGAACATAGGTCTAGCATTAGATCTTGTTGTGTTACTATGTGCTTAAACTGTTAGGGAATTGGGCAGAACTCATCCTCAAAAGCTATCTATTAAGGAAAGGGTGCTCATGTGCCTATAAGTCTCCAAATTTGGTTATTCACTTACGATGTGAAATTATTAATTTCGTCTTCTATGTGAAACCCCAACATAAACCACCAGAGAAAGCTGGTGTTTACACACCAATATGCTTTTTATGACAATGTCTCCTCAAAAATTGCTACTTATTTTGGAAGTTTATGTAGATATGCATTTAGGCCATTAATACTACCATTGTGAGTATTGAAATTGTTTTCTCTTGAACTTTTCAAATAGGAGCAAAGGTTGGTTGGCAGCCACCCACCTAAGTTTAGCTAAGTGACTCATTAGTTGTTGCCATGTGGTGTAGAAGTGTGCTGACATTTGGTGGAAAGGTGGATCTCAATTCCCTTGTTAATATGTCAAGTTTAAGCTTAACACAGAGTTTGTCAAATGCCCAAAAAGACTATTAAAATATCTAAAACTACCAAGAGGCGTGATCATTGGGGTACAAGGAAATACAAAAGAAGTTAAATAGTTGCTTCTGagattgaaatttgacatgtaactAGTATGAATCATTTACATTACACTTCCATATGGCATATTAGAGATAAGTCATCCAACCAAGCTTAGGTGGATGGGCTACCTAACCAACCTCTTAGGGTGTCAATTGGCAAGTTTAGTTCGATTTTTAATTGGTTTGAACAGGTTTTGGTCTATTACTCGGCCAACCTAAAACCAAGCAATTGAGAATCTTTTATCTTGGTCAATTTTGGGTTCAATCTAGTTTCTTATCATTCTTTAGCCATTGGTTTATGATTAAGCTACAATTGTGTTCCGTTTGGTTTGAAGTTTATATGTGTGACATAATGAAATTAATAGGGAATATCTAAGTCGACCAAGAAAAACCGGTTGAGGCTGAACTTTGACACTCTTACCAATCTCTTTGGCTTTTGCATTCAAATAGACTAATTTTCCCCATGTTTATGAAATGATTGTCTAAACTTCATTTTTGGAAAGGAACACTCAAGTGATTACTTAAAAAATTTCACGTAGAAAGTGAATATGAAATCTTGGCCTTTGGATATCTTGAGAATGATATGGAATGATCATATCataatttaaatcctaattcaATTGAATATCTTTCTTTGTATTTGTATGCCTTTCCATGTATGTCCATATAAAAATTAAGGCCACTATTTACATTTTGTTATACATCATTAAAAACTCGATTTCACCACCTCACAAATTCTTTCTAACTATATCGAAACTTTACGTATAAACATGTGACTTTAGGTGTTCTACCTACCCATAGAATTTGGGCCCACCTAATTTTTTCCGTAGTGTATATGCACTACTAAGAGatatatttcactttttttatattcaatatataaaatcaaataatatcacctttaaataaaaaaaaaatagttactATATTTATAGGGAAAATTTTGTTGTAACCTTAATTTTTGTCCCttttagtataatttttttttatttccaatgaGGGTAAATCCAATCATTTCATaggaaaaaaatgcattaaGTAACTTTAAACTTTTTCAAAAcctattttacctttttttctttttcctaactGTTCCTATCAAGGGCCATGGGCCAACTAGGACGGCATGCCCAAACAGAGCTAGGTGACTTCCCTACTCAAAGAAGGGCGGCCTAGGGGAGGAGGGGGATTGTGCTTTATAATAGTGGGATGGGGTTGTGAGGAGGGGGTAGAAAGTGTAATATTTTCACATCCCTACTATCtcccatccaatggttgaaagTAAGCATATGGCTTTGCATACCACGTAAGaactttttatctattttcaaGGGGGAAGTGTTCTATGTCTTGGAGTGTGGCTCCTACCCTTGTGCAAGGCGCTAAGTCCCAATTAGAAATCTTATTATGATTCAATTTATGGGAAGTAGAAAGGTCATTTTacaaggaagaggagagagccATACAAAAGGGTGCTGGCATGGGAGCCACACTATCGATTAAGGAGAAAGAACATTGCCGGGCTACATATCATACACAAATACCTTCTTGTTAGGTATGAAATAGGGATGGGTTGGTCCAGGTTTTTCAAAATCCTAGCCCAGCCCTAGGTCCCAAAAACTCAAtctaggcccaacccaatctTGTCGGGCTCATGCCTAGGCTTGTCTCGGTCTTTAATTGACTCTAATTGGGTCAGGGTGGGCCTACCCTGATTTTTGCCAAGGTTGTGCTAACCTTGATTGACGTTTTTGCTATTTGTTtcatatgcattaaaaaaatactaataaaaAGAATTACCattagatcaaatgatcaatatatctaattaaaattatgaaaaaaaaagaagcatttcATAATTTAATTATGAAATGCAAGACTATAATAGATGTTCATGACACttgatcataaaaaatcaatgacatagatttcataattttgataaaataatatGATGACAACCCTAAATTATGTTATATAAATCAAGGTTAAAATCGGGGAAAGATTGGGTTGGACCATGTTAGGCCTAGGCCTCGACCCAGGTCCAACCCACCTTAACTCAGAGTCAGTGTATTTCAACCTTATCTAGGGTTAGAATATTAGCCCAAGCCCTATTCGGGCTCGAGGCGTGCCATGGCGGTTTCGGGCCTAACTTTTGCACCTCTATTCTCCATCTTTTTTATCCTTtatttgaaatgacatatctaccGCTTATCAAGGCAGGTAAGAGAGATGGTATTACGCATCCGGATAGTCACCTCAGTACCTTTTACTTTGATGATAGAGGGTTGGTACGTTGCCCACACGGTATAAACTAGCAGCGTGCACCAATAGGAGCGGAGGGGTCATCTCAatggggagagggagaaagagagtcAAACACGGGTCTGGCCACCCCGGCGGCGTTCACTGAGTTTCCCCCCATTTTATTCTCATATCCTTTCCATTCACAGAATTGTACGCTGCGGTTCTgcccatttttctcttttaattatcTCGAGCGGTAGAGTGGAATCTGTAAATCGGCTTTCCACCCACTTGGGTTTAGAGAAGATGATGACATCTCACCCACAGAACCATCTCATGGCTCTTCAGATTTTGCAGAGCTTCGGTGCTCCAAAATGAGCTCTACGGTCCATTTTGATATGTACAAACTCCGGAAAGAAAACCTAAAGCTCTCTTTTGGTTTCTGTACGGTTCTATcagtttttagtttttttttgataatagcTTGAGCTTGGAATCCATGGAGTTAGGATTGGAAGCTCCATTGATCAGTCGATCTAGATTCTTTCATGGTGGGAACCCGTTCTTTGTCGCCTGCAGTCGTCAACTAAAAATCTCTGCCAACACACCTCCTCCTGGGTTTATGTGCTATCGTAGTCGAATTAAGACGAATTTCACTGGCCCTTATATTTCCAGAAGTTTTTGCTCGTCGAAATTCCAGGAAGCTAAGTTGATTAATGGCGAGCTCTCCTCGAAAGCGGCGGTTATGGAAAGGGAGGGTGTGGTGGTTGGTGATTCTATTGCTGATGGGAAGCTAGATTTATTGGACATTTTGTCCAAGTGTGGATGTATTTTTGGTGCAATGGTTTGTGGAATTTTTGTGTTTGGCTGCCAGAGGGTTCTTGCGACGGATGGGGTTGTGAATGCGGGCTATAGTGTTTTTGGAGAGAGCCGGCTGTTACTTAAGGGCGCTTGGCCCAAAGTGTTGCAGGTTCTATGCGTGTTCAAAGAGCAAGGTTTGATTTTGGCTGCGCTTTTGGGTCTTTCCGCATTTTTTTCCATGGCTGAGACTTCAATAACGACGTTATGGCCTTGGAAGGTATGCAATTTTCATAGAAATTGGGTTttcctttctaatttaattCTTGATGGTGTTCATAGAACTAATGAGCCGTGAGAAGTAGGAATTACCTCACGCTCGCACATCAGCATAGGCAACCATGCACCACAAACCACAGaagtaagagaaaaaaaaaaaaaaatcagagaagacTCGTACAAGTCATTACTGGAATTCCAACAGAATACAAACTTCTTTATGTTGTAATTCTATAACCTAGTTCCTTTTACTGTTCTTATCACACTTTGCGATTTATGTTCGGAGAAACAGGGGTTCCTTTTAACTGTCAGATTGATATAGGAAAGGAGGGGTGCGGGGTGGGGAGTTACGCCAATGTGGCACAGTGGGGCCGTGAGTGTGATTTTGGTGCCAATCTAATTTTAGAATCAGGGTCCTTCCAAATCCAATTCATTCTCTTCCCCTTGATTTACCTACATTGCATTGCTGTCAGCTACAATCGACTACATTATCTGATAGGTAGCTAGTACTATCATGAACACACAAACAGCACAATCTGTCACACTGAATCTGGATAAAATTTATTGGGAAAACATTAGAGACTGGACATGACACATGCAACTCCGTGTAAACAAGCAACTGAGGCACTTATTTGGGCTTTATTATCAAAGTTTGCAGTCAGAACTACAGTTCTCTTTGAGGTTGCTGACCTTCATGACAGATAACACAAAAACGACCTttacgatgatgatgatgatgatgatgatgatttcaATGAGACCCACCCACCCGCATgagttgatgatgatgaaatttttggagagaggagagatgaaACTAGAGCATGAAAGAATCGATTTGTAATATGGCGACCATACCCTTGTATCAATTCCAGAAGCTGCTGTTGCAATTCCTCAACCATTAAAGTTTCGATTCTCTTCGAAACTGTTTCAATCGAGTTTATTGAAACCTTGATCTGGGGTAGAAGAAGCGATCCTCTAATGACATATAAGTCAGAAAGTTAAAGGGGAAGAATATAAAGACAAATTTAGTATAGGATATATAGGTTGAAAAGTTAAATAATGAGATACATGAATCTTAAATATTGTCTTCCTAATTGCTTTTGATTTAACAGAAGACAGTTTGTTAAGATATGTGTCACAATTACAGATCTTGGGTTTGTTACACAGGTTTAGAGGATTATTCTTTGAGAACTTGGGGAGGATTGCAGTTTGCACCTGTGTAAGTTATAATAGAAGGCACTGTAGAATATAGGGGCTTGGGGTGCAACATGAATTGGGAGTTGGAATATACATTTAGAACATGTGGCTTGGAATTTGTAATATTCAGGAAACAGAAAATGACAATGTCAACAATAATAGGGGGAGTCTAGAGCAATTAGATTTAG
This Macadamia integrifolia cultivar HAES 741 chromosome 10, SCU_Mint_v3, whole genome shotgun sequence DNA region includes the following protein-coding sequences:
- the LOC122092383 gene encoding peroxidase 57-like → MATVAFKLSLLVVLLNYTCLCYGSSPRLQIGYYKGKCPNNTDVEKIIKNSIRAQFRRNFAVVPQLLRLQFHDCAVRGCDASIFLDGDTTEKKAPPNLTVKGFDIIDKVKSAVEEHCPGVVSCADILIMAAREAVVLGGGRYFNVMTGRRDGLSSILSEAANLLPPAGISVDDSIALFANLGINVQDMVTLIGSHTVGFAHCSAFKDRLFNFNNTGKADPTMNHVLLNSLKQICPKKSAKDFIVNLDRNTRSVISVDNSFFKEIQQKKGVLGIDQEIDLDIRTSGMVQKLANDNTFFNEQFAAALVKLGAVNVLLEPLGEIRKSCRSIN